The segment AAAATGGGATGCCCCCAGCACCTTCATCCCGATCACCGCCATTCCCTTTTTCCTTGCCGCCGGCAGGGTATGGGTCAGAAAGCCGCCCAAAAGTTCCTCCACCGGATTGACCGGAAGCAGCACACTGTCAATCGGCCACTCTTCCACCGCCCTGGTAAGAATATATGGATCATGGTGTCCGGTCACCCCAATAAAACGGACCTTCCCTTCTTTTTTCGCTGCAACAAAGGCCTCCAGGGCGCCACCCGGCCGGGAGATCGCGAGCAGGTCATCTTCCGTCCGAATATCGTGGATCTGCCAAAGGTCAAGATAATCGGTCGAAAGCCGTTTCAGGGAATGCTCCAGGTCGCTGTTGGCGCCGTCCCGGTCCCGGGCTGCGGATTTACTGGTCTGGAAAACAGCTTTCCGTAAAGCGGGATCGCTTCCCCACACCCTGCCGTAATAGACCTCACTATCGGAATAGACCCTGGCCGAATCGAAATAGGTTATCCCGCGGTCAACCGCCTCCCGGATTACTTCCTCCGCCTCTTTTGCCCGGCCATAGGTGCGGAGGATGCCTTCCCCGCCCATCCCGACTCGGGAGACATTACGGCCGCTTTTGCCAAAGGGTACTGTTTTCATAAAGAGTGTCCAGTCGAGTATATTTACAGGAAAATCCGGTATCTCAAGAGTACCCTCTCCACCGGGAAATATCAATTTCCTCCAAAAACCATGGCGGGCAGCAAAACAAACTCATATTGTCATATCACACCTTCCCCGATATCATATACTAACAGAGATGACATGTATGAATGAATCCGG is part of the Pseudomonadota bacterium genome and harbors:
- a CDS encoding aldo/keto reductase, which codes for MKTVPFGKSGRNVSRVGMGGEGILRTYGRAKEAEEVIREAVDRGITYFDSARVYSDSEVYYGRVWGSDPALRKAVFQTSKSAARDRDGANSDLEHSLKRLSTDYLDLWQIHDIRTEDDLLAISRPGGALEAFVAAKKEGKVRFIGVTGHHDPYILTRAVEEWPIDSVLLPVNPVEELLGGFLTHTLPAARKKGMAVIGMKVLGASHFIMPKLQITPELLIRFAMSFDLTLPIIGCSSPDEVKTLAALGGAERLVDKEKKDLVDLFRPYAAKMAFYRGVI